In Oryza brachyantha chromosome 2, ObraRS2, whole genome shotgun sequence, a single window of DNA contains:
- the LOC102705603 gene encoding uncharacterized protein LOC102705603 isoform X2 — MDRWTGVLHVPLSRGGPPFRVAASLVLSPAKTLAVPCANAILFTGDRVRGSGEPAIDRLSDAAYLARLLAGKLTGEANAWVVDAACLAGSFAVYRELVPSVNAMGDPKRYDPTGFPAAAGITNILAHCIREGSAGNQDPAASLLSYCPPKTVILGFSKGGVVVNQLVTELACLDSESAKISVDVSRSSPPVLTCNLLVPVSATEFLSSVSEFHYVDVGLNRAGAYITDHAVIKEIANYVIRNSMNIRFVLHGTPRQWSDPNRSWIQMEKDIMLQLLQDEAQRCEGRLLLSEKRYFDGKPRSLLMHFEILEVMDIG, encoded by the exons ATGGACCGGTGGACGGGCGTCCTCCACGTCCCGCTCTCCCGAGGCGGCCCTCCCttccgcgtcgccgcctcgctcgTCCTCTCTCCGGCCAAAACCCTCGCC GTTCCGTGCGCCAACGCGATCCTCTTCACGGGCGACCGCGTACGGGGCAGCGGGGAGCCGGCGATCGATCGGCTGTCCGACGCCGCCTACCTCGCTCGGCTCCTCGCCGGGAAGCTCACCGGGGAGGCCAACGCGTGGGTGGTGGATGCCGCCTGCCTCGCTGGGTCGTTTGCAGTTTACCGGGAGCTCGTTCCGTCCGTGAACGCCATGGGCGACCCTAAGCGGTATGACCCCACTGGcttcccggcggcggctgggatTACCAACATCTTAGCACATTGCATTCGCGAG GGTTCAGCAGGCAATCAGGATCCTGCAGCATCACTGTTGTCATACTGTCCTCCGAAGACTGTCATCCTTGGGTTCAGTAAGGGAGGAGTTGTTGTCAACCAGCTTGTGACAGAACTTGCTTGTTTGGACTCAGAATCAGCAAAAATATCAGTTGATGTTTCACGATCAAGCCCTCCTGTTTTAACGTGTAATCTCCTTGTTCCTGTTTCAGCTACTGAGTTTTTGTCTAGTGTGTCTGAATTTCATTATGTGGATGTTGGCCTCAATCGTGCTGGAGCATACATTACTGATCATGCAGTGATCAAGGAGATAGCAAATTATGTTATACGTAATAGTATGAATATCCGTTTTGTCCTTCATGGTACTCCAAGGCAGTGGTCTGATCCCAACCGCTCATGGATCCAGATGGAGAAAGACATAATGCTGCAATTGCTTCAAGATGAAGCTCAAAGGTGTGAAGGGAGACTTTTGCTATCCGAAAAGAGATATTTTGATGGCAAACCTCGTAGTCTGCTCATgcattttgaaattttggaaGTAATGGATATAGGCTGA
- the LOC102705603 gene encoding uncharacterized protein LOC102705603 isoform X1 produces the protein MGNKAFSFCSPAAPRTNYGGGGAGMDRWTGVLHVPLSRGGPPFRVAASLVLSPAKTLAVPCANAILFTGDRVRGSGEPAIDRLSDAAYLARLLAGKLTGEANAWVVDAACLAGSFAVYRELVPSVNAMGDPKRYDPTGFPAAAGITNILAHCIREIQTMIKSAMKGSAGNQDPAASLLSYCPPKTVILGFSKGGVVVNQLVTELACLDSESAKISVDVSRSSPPVLTCNLLVPVSATEFLSSVSEFHYVDVGLNRAGAYITDHAVIKEIANYVIRNSMNIRFVLHGTPRQWSDPNRSWIQMEKDIMLQLLQDEAQRCEGRLLLSEKRYFDGKPRSLLMHFEILEVMDIG, from the exons ATGGGTAACAAGGCCTTCTCCTTCTGCTCACCGGCTGCGCCTCGCACCaactacggcggcggcggtgccggaATGGACCGGTGGACGGGCGTCCTCCACGTCCCGCTCTCCCGAGGCGGCCCTCCCttccgcgtcgccgcctcgctcgTCCTCTCTCCGGCCAAAACCCTCGCC GTTCCGTGCGCCAACGCGATCCTCTTCACGGGCGACCGCGTACGGGGCAGCGGGGAGCCGGCGATCGATCGGCTGTCCGACGCCGCCTACCTCGCTCGGCTCCTCGCCGGGAAGCTCACCGGGGAGGCCAACGCGTGGGTGGTGGATGCCGCCTGCCTCGCTGGGTCGTTTGCAGTTTACCGGGAGCTCGTTCCGTCCGTGAACGCCATGGGCGACCCTAAGCGGTATGACCCCACTGGcttcccggcggcggctgggatTACCAACATCTTAGCACATTGCATTCGCGAG ATACAAACTATGATTAAGTCTGCAATGAAGGGTTCAGCAGGCAATCAGGATCCTGCAGCATCACTGTTGTCATACTGTCCTCCGAAGACTGTCATCCTTGGGTTCAGTAAGGGAGGAGTTGTTGTCAACCAGCTTGTGACAGAACTTGCTTGTTTGGACTCAGAATCAGCAAAAATATCAGTTGATGTTTCACGATCAAGCCCTCCTGTTTTAACGTGTAATCTCCTTGTTCCTGTTTCAGCTACTGAGTTTTTGTCTAGTGTGTCTGAATTTCATTATGTGGATGTTGGCCTCAATCGTGCTGGAGCATACATTACTGATCATGCAGTGATCAAGGAGATAGCAAATTATGTTATACGTAATAGTATGAATATCCGTTTTGTCCTTCATGGTACTCCAAGGCAGTGGTCTGATCCCAACCGCTCATGGATCCAGATGGAGAAAGACATAATGCTGCAATTGCTTCAAGATGAAGCTCAAAGGTGTGAAGGGAGACTTTTGCTATCCGAAAAGAGATATTTTGATGGCAAACCTCGTAGTCTGCTCATgcattttgaaattttggaaGTAATGGATATAGGCTGA